The Panicum hallii strain FIL2 chromosome 9, PHallii_v3.1, whole genome shotgun sequence genome has a window encoding:
- the LOC112876224 gene encoding uncharacterized protein LOC112876224: MAFWEPCFGKDNECCDCDCSWTKFLIWSAVVLVVGGLVAVLVIAFAVVYPPKATADDAVLQRFALAPGNPAANSTISYNLTATVSLRNPNIYRAIAYGPLAVAFSFNGSRFDDSATVQAFDHKPRKTATVRVTVGGVGKPVKLTAPGVKEFAAENDTGKFAVEVRLDTTLQYKGRSANCPLVVVCPLQLQLVDPDVAATAFQRTKCTILRAKKSGC, encoded by the coding sequence AGTGCTGCGACTGCGACTGCAGCTGGACCAAGTTCCTCATCTGGTCCGCTGTCGTCCTCGTCGTGGGGGGCCTCGTCGCCGTGCTCGTCATCGCCTTCGCCGTCGTGTACCCGCCCAAGGCCACGGCCGACGACGCCGTGCTGCAGCGGTTCGCGCTGGCGCCGGGCAACCCCGCCGCCAACTCCACCATCTCCTACAACCTGACGGCCACGGTGTCGCTGCGGAACCCCAACATCTACCGGGCCATCGCCTACGGGCCCCTCGCCGTGGCCTTCTCCTTCAACGGCTCCCGCTTCGACGACTCCGCCACCGTCCAGGCCTTCGACCACAAGCCGCGCAAGACGGCCACGGTCCGCGTCACCGTCGGCGGCGTGGGCAAGCCCGTCAAGCTCACCGCGCCCGGGGTGAAGGAGTTCGCCGCGGAGAACGACACGGGCAAGTTCGCCGTGGAGGTGCGGCTGGACACGACGCTGCAGTACAAGGGGCGCAGCGCCAATTGCCCGCTCGTCGTCGTCTGCCCGCTCCAGCTGCAGCTCGTCGATCCCGACGTCGCCGCCACCGCGTTCCAGAGGACCAAGTGCACCATCCTCCGGGCCAAGAAGTCCGGATGCTAA